The sequence below is a genomic window from Schistocerca nitens isolate TAMUIC-IGC-003100 chromosome 4, iqSchNite1.1, whole genome shotgun sequence.
GAATTTTCTAACAGCCTGAGGTTTTACATGTTTTTTAATCTGTTTCATGGTACTTGCTCTGGGTTTTGTTTTCTTACCAGATTATAAGCAAGTACTTTAAAAAAACTTCATATTTGACTGTTatattttggaaatagaaaaaagtctttTCTAGTATACATAGTACACATGATACGTGATCTGTAACTGTTGGAACTTAGAAAGATTACCCTTAGCTAAAAACAGCGATAAAGAGGTATGCACTATATGATTTGCATATAAGTTAATCCTGTAAGTTCTTGGCTGTGCTGTACAAGCAACAACTACATCACTTATGTAGAAGGAAAATGTGAGATATGAACAATGATTGATGCAACTGAATTTATTAACTGTCTGAATTTTAATTAAACAAAGAGACAAAAATGCATGTTATTTAGTAATCCAAAATACAATAtagaatataataaaaaatatacatctaaaaagatttttcaaattttCATTGAAATTATACAAATTAATGGTCATTGAACCCTTGTCAGTTTCtagtttttaaataatttcagaaaagaacaTATATACAGTTCTTATAATATGAGTTTAAGTGCAAGACTGCTATCACAAGACTAAGGTGATTATCCTGAAACACACAGAAGATATGACATACTTAAATTCCGCTTAGAAGGTACAGATTATAAAGTTAAGATAGCATCCTGTTATCTGATGCATGGCGGTTTAAGATATCTCAGTTTTACTATCTGCTTAAATACACACCTTCATTGATAGAGCAGGTTTTGAGATGTGCGGCTGCATTAAGACAACTTGTCTTTAGCTTCAGTTTAATTGAAAACTTGTGTCTTGTGTTCATCCAGTAGCAATAAATTTATCGTTACAGACACTACAGTTTATCAGTGGAACTAACCATGGACATATATATGTAAGTTACAACACTGTCAGAATGTTCTGAACTGGCTacattttttcttgacttctgtgTAAAGTACTATGTAAGCTGTTATCATCCCCGAGAAAAACCAAGTAAACATTGGAAAAATTAATTGTATTAAATATAGCAAAACAATTTTAACAGTCTACAAATTCACAATGTTGGAAAGTGTTTACAAAATAGTGTCTAAGGAATAATATTGCATTTTTTCAAAAAGTTGTTTTTAATGGTAGCTTAATGAGGATACATAGAACTCTGTTAAATAATGTAATTTACAGCATGTACAACAAATATTCAGAAAATAGAATGCTAAGAGATATATAGTTCTCATTCAGCTAGCAGCTTTGAAGGTAACAGATGTAGTGTTATGTTTGCCCTCTCCGTTAGAGTGTCTGAGTTAAGTGATGTTAACTAGGTTGAGTGGCAGAGAGAACTGCGACGCATGACAGCTACCAGTTGTTTTCAGGACTGTTTTTGTACAGTACCTTATACATTTTTCTCTTGCAGGTTTGCCTTTACAGCACTGCCTCAGTCAAAAAAAGGAAGAACACAAAATAATATGGGAGGGAAAGGAAAACAAAAGACCACAAAAATGAATGGTGAGCTATTTTCATAAATACATAGTAACATTATTATAATCTCCTACAATAGGGGTGCTCTGTGTACAGTGTATTATTATTAATGATatataatgatatatatatatttcttgtatAAACGTAatggaggctttttttttttttttttttgaacagtgcAGTGGCTAATTTTCTGGTAACTGTACATCACTGACAAATGTACGATAAAAAGGCTTCAGTTGCTCgatgcttaattaaataaaatatgttacagcaTCAAATAAAAAATGCAATACTCTTGTTACACGGTTATTGTTAAAGACACTAATATGACTATCAATACAATGAGCACACTCAGGAGGAGGAAAAAGTGGCAAATGTATAACATTCTGTGTTTTGTAAAGTGGCAAATTATTACAGGAATGCTCGAAAACTATTTGTAGTTAGtaaagtgtacatggctacaaagtATGCAACCTATTCTTGTCAGTTAATTCAATGGATCATTAGCACGATAAATCACAATGATGCGATGGGAACAGACATCTGGGACAATTAAAATTCTTATAAATGAAGCAGCCAATTGTGTTTGCATACTTTAGAGCTTAAAATAATGTTTACTATGGCAAGACACATGTTCTTTTTCACATTAATTAAGTCGCAGTTTTCTTTGCTTTTAGATATAACGCAATATTGAGGTAATCTTGTGTTGTGTGGGTAAGAGATAAGATATACCACTTCCCTGATAACAGAGGCTTGTCAGCCGGTCCGAACCAATAGCCTGTCTTTTGTGATAGGTGTGTTAGAAGTCACAGTCCACTCTGAAATTTGATACATGACTTGTGCAGGTACCGGGAAAGTGTCAACCATGAAGTTCACTGTGAGGACTACATCTAAATGGCTTTCAGGTGATGAAAAAAGGGTCTTCTGCAATGTTATGGAAAGTGGTGACATTATAGAAGTGCAAAATGACACCTTACATATATGGGGTATTGGCATAAAAACAAGTAAGTGATATACATAATTTGGTTTTTGCACTTTTAGTATTAAATTTAAGTGCTAtcttattaaattttcatttgacAGAGACCAAAGATGGAAACAAAATAGAAGTTGCTTATTATAAGCCATCAAATGAACCAAATGTTATGGGTAAAATAGTACGAGAACCACTGGAAAACTTTTGGACTGAAGGTTCACAGATCAGAATAAACAACAGCAGTGACAAAACACATCAGCATCATAGTGAGGAAGAAGTTGTCCAACGAGTGGAACATGTAATATAAAACTGTTACAAAAAAATTGCTACAAATGATAGCAGGTTAAGAATcatatttctaattttatttatttttacaggcaCTTCAACACAAAAGCAGAAAGTGGCATAATTCTGAACACTTTGCATTCTGGTGTCGACATGGAGAAAAACTGACAGACAAACGACAGGTATGAAATTTTACTTTAATTAAGTTCATTATTTGTGAGATGGAAAGCAAAAAGGACCTCCTGTCAAAAATTTTGGGTTTTGAGCTCATGTAATTTTTATGTTCAAGATAAAATTCGGAACATAAAAAAATAGATCTATACCTTTAAATCTGAGTGAGTTAAAAGAGGTTTAAAGTTTCACTTTATCGCCACTGATTAATTTGACATATTTATGAAACAAATTTTGCTTCTATATTACCCTAAAAATGTCCTCTGTCAAACAGTAAAGACTTATTTAAGTTAACATTAAGAGGTTAACCTCTTCAGACCTAAAGCACATTACAgtgtacaaaaatttaaaaccaaataaATGACTTCAAATTGGAAAAAATCAGTGTACTCcacaatgtcccccccccccctcccccaaatattCACAAAACCCCTAAATATAAATTACGGGGATCCGATATTTTATAGTGGTCAAAAGATTTGATTTTTCACTATTAAAATACTTGCGTTGGTAGCTGTTCAAGATCGTCCACAAAAAGCATTTTTGCCTCTCCTCTTTGTCTTTTGTTCTAGAATATCTGGCTGGGCAGGTTCCTCCTCGAGCTCCTCACTGTCAATGACTTGAGGTTCTGCTCCTGTATCTGCTTCTACTTCGGGACACTTTCTATTTCTCTTCACAACAGATCCTATTTTTAAAAAGGCAGTATTTTCATTGTCTTGTCATCCCTGCTGGAATTACTGCCAAGAAACCAAACAAGCCCCTTTTCTTTGGCAAAGATGCAATGTGCAAAGATGCAATGTGCAAATTCATTTCCATCCATGAACATTTTGCAGTGTACACCACCTTTGTAACTAATGATGAAATCAAACTGAATATATTTACTAAATATATTCAGTTTGAGTTCATCATTTTTATGTGAGGCACTTCATTAGCAATGTTATTCTTTAAGAGGTTTAGTCAGTCATATGTATTCACAGCAACTTCACCTTTTTTGTTCTTAGTAGCAACAGCAGAGTTAACATGTGTTGTAGGTGTGGGGTTTTGTTGCTAAAGTAACATTAACTATCAGCTGGGATTTTAGGGCTGAAAACTGCAGATTGGTAACATCTGTAGGCATTTGTAACTCTCATATAAAAAGGGACCATTTGTCTTGTTTGGCATTATTGTAGACATaatacattcttttttttataCACAGATTCTCTGAGGTATTTAAAGTGCCGATAAAATTTAGGAAATACTATTTTGTGAACCACTGCATACACATCACTGAGCTTTCCAAAAGTGGTCTCTTGTTACTTCTCTGTAACAACAAGAGGCCTTTTCTCAAAAGACTGACATCAATTGCTTTTAATGATATAATTGTCTCCTGTTggattcaaacaactttcaaatgaTATAAGTGTGTACAGAACGAAGTAAATTACAACAATatgcaaaaaagaaaataaaacaatggaaaatccaggatggaataatgacagtattacgaaaaggatagttgctatttgcctagcggagatgctgattcacagataggcctatctgtgactcagtattcTGCTATGTGGTGacaagcaactatccttttcataatattgtcgaaAAAAGAAAATAGGCATTTTAGACAACCCTGAATGTTTTTGCTTGTACCGAAAATTTTACTTCTCTGACAAGAGGCCCTTTTTCCTTTCCATCTCGCATTTATGGATGCTTTTTTTTACTGAAACAAGTGCAGTGGGAAATGTTAACTTCATATGTTGTTATTGAGGTAACAACAGGGTCTGCATATTTGctacatttttttgtaatatacaGGACTGTGATCTTCAATGTTATTATCTCTGTCATTTTTACATTTCTGAGAATTGCAGGTTCAGTGATGATAAGTCTTACAATGGTGTACATGTTAGACAGCTTGAATGAAAGACAGCTGAGCAATTATTATTACACAAGTACTTGAAACGGATGAAAAATATAGAATAATTCACATTAAAATCATTTACCTAAAAAATGTACAGATTAAGAGAAAGTGTGGCtttcttttgtttattgttatCAGACCTGAATACCTTAAACAAGCAAGACTTGAATTTTGGCTGAACAAGTAAAAGGCAATAGTATTGTTTAAATTACATAACAAAGGGGaattactctctttgaaattacatatgatgaattattattaaacctacagtATAAATTAGCCTAACAAGtggaaaatatatacatttaaaagAAATTATGATAATGAAGCTGCATTCAATGAAAAGACAGGTTGAAACACCTTTGCACATTGCTATAGTTGTTCCTACTGGAGAATATGCCCTTGCTTTCTTCTGTGCTGAGAGTTGGTTCATACAGTCAGATACAGAAAGATGTACAATTTAATGTCACATACGGATCACAATACAACTTGATGTTTTTCACAAGTAGAAAGTATTTTCAGAGGGGACTGTCACAGTACTATCAGCAAAAACTGTAGGACCAAATACTTGCTGTATCCCAAAAACTTGTATCTGCAGCCTACTATCACTTAACTCTGAAGCCACCAACGAAGATATTTCAAAACAAAGGGAGtattcaaatattttgtgattaagcAGTGTTTCTTGAACAATAAAAGTGCACAGCGTCACACCTAGTTCAAGTCTTTCTACTTCAGTTTAATGACTTGTTAAATGAGGTAGTGCTTTACACACATGAAACACTGTATGTAACTTCACATCCTATTCCCCATTCCATTCTTCAACACTCTACAAGATAACATAAGTTCCTCATAc
It includes:
- the LOC126251449 gene encoding uncharacterized protein LOC126251449 isoform X2, yielding MTCAGTGKVSTMKFTVRTTSKWLSGDEKRVFCNVMESGDIIEVQNDTLHIWGIGIKTKTKDGNKIEVAYYKPSNEPNVMGKIVREPLENFWTEGSQIRINNSSDKTHQHHSEEEVVQRVEHALQHKSRKWHNSEHFAFWCRHGEKLTDKRQMSDVAKWGSLSASAGVWMFMRKRHNTQ
- the LOC126251449 gene encoding uncharacterized protein LOC126251449 isoform X1, which encodes MDIYMFAFTALPQSKKGRTQNNMGGKGKQKTTKMNGTGKVSTMKFTVRTTSKWLSGDEKRVFCNVMESGDIIEVQNDTLHIWGIGIKTKTKDGNKIEVAYYKPSNEPNVMGKIVREPLENFWTEGSQIRINNSSDKTHQHHSEEEVVQRVEHALQHKSRKWHNSEHFAFWCRHGEKLTDKRQMSDVAKWGSLSASAGVWMFMRKRHNTQ